Proteins from a genomic interval of Acomys russatus chromosome 19, mAcoRus1.1, whole genome shotgun sequence:
- the LOC127202992 gene encoding vomeronasal type-2 receptor 116-like: MLWILTFGLLYIPDFVGSFTDNDCYVIIKDGFSHEGDVTLGAFFPLHIYYTRKNIPVIKETQYYQDVLIQYKLKNYRFVLALVFAIEEVNRNPYLLPNTTLGFDLYNGTPYEMSTLIPPILWLTRTRKPVLNYNCVRKRMSPAALTGTSMTISARIGNLLQLYKVPQLTFGPFDPALNNPDQFKFLYQMAPKDTSLSLAIASLIFHFNWSWVGVILPDDHRGTLFLSGLREAMESKDICIDFLKMIPGTWNSFSSALWKNLVNIQESSANVIVIYGDITSLQGLMRHILQLLVTWKVWILNSWWDVDNNSDYFMVESFHGSLMFSHHHKEMIDFTNFIRTVNPYKYPEDTYLPKFWYLFFRCSFSEVDCQLLESCQPNASLELLPRHLFDPSMSEEGYNIYNAVYAVAYSLHEMILQQIQIKPNVKGEGMEFSPWQFLPFLKNTLLKNHVRSRTVMDERKNLDPEYEILNFWNFPKGLGLNVKIGTFSPYAPLGQQLSLSEQMIQWPTSFTDTPQSVCSESCRLGFRKAAQEGKAACCFDCIPCAENEISNETDMDQCVKCPESHYANLEKNHCLQKSVSFLAFDDPLGMALTVTALCFSVLTAVVLAVFVKHRDTPIVKANNRALSYTLLLTLIVCFLSSLLFIGKPNTASCILQETAFGILFTVALSTVLAKAITVVIAFRVTVPARMVRWLMVSRAPNFIIPVCTLIELVLCGIWLLTSPPFIDQDAHAEHGHIILLCNKGSAVAFHSVLGYLCFLALGSYTMAFLSRNLPDTFNEAKFLSFSMQVFFCVWVTFLPVYHSTKGKVMVAMEVFSILASSSALLGLIFVPKCYIILLRPDKNSCVDIRHKVHSRRNSHLTLS; this comes from the exons ATGCTCTGGATTTTGACCTTTGGGCTCCTGTATattcctgattttgttggttCCTTTACTGACAATGACTGCTATGTAATAATCAAGGATGGATTTTCCCATGAAGGAGATGTGACACTTGGtgcttttttccctcttcatATTTACTACACAAGAAAGAACATTCCTGTTATAAAGGAAACACAGTATTACCAGGACGTTCTTATACA GTATAAATTGAAGAACTACCGGTTTGTTCTGGCCCTGGTGTTTGCCATCGAGGAGGTCAACAGAAACCCTTATCTTCTCCCCAACACAACTCTGGGCTTTGATCTCTACAATGGTACACCTTATGAAATGAGTACCCTCATTCCTCCCATTTTGTGGCTTACCAGGACGAGGAAACCCGTACTTAATTACAACTGTGTAAGGAAGAGAATGTCACCTGCTGCACTCACAGGAACATCAATGACCATATCTGCACGAATAGGGAATCTGTTACAACTTTACAAAGTACCTCAG CTCACTTTTGGGCCCTTTGATCCTGCCTTAAACAACCCAGATCAGTTTAAATTTCTCTACCAGATGGCCCCCAAAGACACATCTCTGTCACTTGCTATAGCgtctttgatttttcattttaactGGTCCTGGGTTGGTGTGATCCTCCCAGATGACCACAGAGGGACTCTGTTTCTCTCAGGGTTGAGAGAAGCTATGGAGAGTAAGGACATCTGCATAGACTTTTTGAAAATGATCCCTGGCACCTGGAATTCATTTTCCAGTGCATTATGGAAAAATCTGGTGAATATTCAGGAATCATCAGCAAATGTAATAGTTATTTATGGGGACATTACTTCTTTACAAGGTTTAATGCGACACATTCTGCAACTGTTAGTGACATGGAAAGTGTGGATCTTGAACTCTTGGTGGGATGTTGATAACAattctgattatttcatggtaGAGTCATTTCATGGGAGTCTCATGTTTTCACACCACCATAAGGAGATGATTGACTTTACAAATTTTATTCGAACAGTTAATCCCTACAAGTACCCAGAAGACACTTACCTTCCCAAGTTTTGGTATTTGTTCTTCAGGTGCTCATTTTCTGAGGTTGATTGTCAACTTTTGGAGAGCTGCCAACCCAATGCTTCTTTGGAGTTACTGCCCAGACACCTTTTTGACCCATCTATGAGTGAAGAAGGTTACAATATATATAATGCTGTTTATGCTGTGGCCTACAGTCTCCATGAAATGATTCTTCAACAAATACAGATAAAACCAAATGTTAAAGGAGAGGGAATGGAATTTTCTCCTTGGCAG TTCCTTCCATTCCTCAAGAACACCCTACTGAAAAATCATGTCAGAAGTCGCACTGTAATGGATGAGAGAAAAAACTTAGATCCAgagtatgaaattctcaacttTTGGAATTTCCCTAAGGGTCTAggattaaatgtaaaaataggaACCTTTTCTCCATATGCTCCCCTTGGACAGCAACTTTCTTTATCTGAGCAGATGATTCAATGGCCTACATCATTTACAGAT ACCCCTCAGTCAGTGTGCAGTGAGAGCTGTAGACTTGGATTCCGGAAAGCTGCCCAGGAAGGGAAGGCTGCCTGCTGCTTTGATTGCATTCCTTGTGCAGAAAACGAGATTTCCAATGAGACAG ATATGGATCAGTGTGTAAAGTGTCCAGAAAGTCACTATGCAAACTTGGAGAAGAACCACTGCCTCCAGAAATCTGTGAGCTTTTTGGCCTTTGATGACCCCTTAGGTATGGCTCTCACCGTCACAGCGCTGTGTTTCTCTGTTCTCACAGCTGTGGTTCTTGCAGTCTTTGTAaagcacagagacacacccattgtCAAGGCCAATAATCGGGCTCTCAGCTACACCCTGTTATTGACACTCATTGTCTGTTTCCTCAGTTCCTTGCTCTTCATTGGAAAGCCCAACACAGCCTCGTGCATCCTGCAGGAGACAGCATTTGGAATTTTGTTCACTGTGGCTCTCTCCACAGTGTTGGCCAAAGCTATTACAGTGGTTATTGCATTCAGGGTCACTGTTCCAGCTAGAATGGTGAGGTGGCTAATGGTATCACGGGCCCCTAATTTTATCATTCCTGTATGCACACTGATTGAACTTGTTCTCTGTGGGATCTGGCTGCTTACCTCTCCACCCTTCATTGATCAAGATGCTCATGCTGAACATGGTCACATCATCCTTCTGTGCAACAAGGGTTCAGCAGTCGCCTTCCACTCTGTCCTGGGGTACCTGTGCTTCTTGGCACTTGGGAGCTACACCATGGCCTTCCTATCCAGGAATCTGCCTGATACATTCAATGAGGCCAAGTTTCTGTCATTCAGCATGCAGGTGTTCTTCTGTGTCTGGGTCAccttcctccctgtctaccaCAGCACGAAGGGGAAGGTCATGGTGGCTATGGAAGTTTTCTCTATATTGGCTTCCAGTTCAGCACTGCTTGGCTTGATCTTTGTCCCCAAGTGCTACATTATTTTGTTAAGGCCAGATAAGAACTCCTGTGTTGACATCCGGCATAAAGTCCATTCAAGGAGAAATAGTCATTTAacattaagttaa